Proteins encoded together in one Catellatospora citrea window:
- a CDS encoding dipeptide ABC transporter ATP-binding protein, translating into MSTPLVRVEDLHVTFRSPGRDVAAVRGIGFEIHRGECLAVVGESGSGKSVTARTLVGLAGPGADVRAARLELDGRDARAFAARDWRRVRGRFAGLVLQDALVSLDPLRTVGDEVGEVLDAHGLTPRRQRPDRVRRLLERVHVPEPDRRARQHPHQLSGGLRQRALIASALAGEPSLIIADEPTTALDVTVQAQILRLLGELRDAGATLLLISHDLSVVARLADRILVMRDGVVVESGATAQVLCEPQHPYTRLLLAAVPSAASRGRRLSAPVTTLPRTLPPAPVDRAVTVLSATGLRKRYGAHEVVRGVDLTIARGETLGLVGESGSGKTTVAQLLFGTVEATAGQVGFEGLPWSGVPERARRPLRRRMQLISQDPLGSFDPRYPVERIVGEALEPGLDRRVRRDRVVALLERVGLGADLLDRYPRRLSGGQRQRVAIARAIAPRPSLLICDEPVSALDVSVQAQVLDLLADIRAADGTALLFISHDLGVVHHLADRVLVMHDGQVVEQGPVGDVFHHPRHAYTRSLIDALPTPAALPGRMTISRPPGETR; encoded by the coding sequence ATGTCCACGCCACTGGTACGCGTCGAGGACCTGCACGTCACGTTCCGCTCGCCCGGCCGCGACGTGGCCGCGGTGCGCGGCATCGGCTTCGAGATCCACCGCGGCGAGTGCCTGGCCGTGGTGGGGGAGTCCGGATCGGGCAAGAGCGTCACCGCCCGCACCCTGGTCGGGCTGGCCGGGCCGGGCGCGGACGTGCGCGCCGCACGGCTGGAACTCGACGGCCGCGACGCGCGGGCCTTCGCCGCCCGCGACTGGCGGCGGGTCCGCGGCCGGTTCGCGGGCCTGGTGCTGCAGGACGCGCTGGTGTCGCTGGACCCGCTGCGCACCGTCGGCGACGAGGTCGGCGAGGTGCTCGACGCGCACGGGCTGACGCCGCGAAGGCAGCGGCCCGACCGGGTACGGCGGCTGCTGGAGCGGGTGCACGTGCCCGAGCCGGACCGCCGCGCCCGCCAGCACCCCCACCAGCTGTCCGGCGGGCTGCGCCAGCGGGCGTTGATCGCCTCGGCGCTGGCCGGCGAGCCATCGCTGATCATCGCCGACGAGCCGACCACGGCCCTGGACGTCACCGTGCAGGCGCAGATCCTGCGGCTGCTCGGCGAACTGCGCGACGCGGGCGCGACCCTGCTGCTGATCAGCCACGACCTGTCCGTGGTGGCGCGGCTGGCCGACCGGATCCTGGTCATGCGCGACGGCGTGGTGGTCGAGTCCGGTGCCACCGCGCAGGTGCTGTGCGAGCCGCAGCATCCGTACACCCGGCTGCTGCTGGCGGCGGTGCCGTCGGCGGCGTCGCGGGGACGGCGGCTGTCGGCCCCGGTGACCACGCTGCCCCGCACCCTGCCACCCGCGCCGGTCGACCGCGCCGTCACCGTGCTGTCGGCGACCGGGCTGCGCAAGCGGTACGGCGCGCACGAGGTGGTGCGCGGGGTCGACCTGACCATCGCCCGCGGCGAGACGCTGGGCCTGGTGGGGGAGTCCGGGTCCGGCAAGACCACCGTCGCGCAGCTGCTGTTCGGCACCGTCGAGGCGACGGCGGGACAGGTCGGCTTCGAGGGTCTGCCGTGGTCGGGAGTCCCCGAGCGGGCGCGCCGCCCGCTGCGCCGCCGCATGCAGCTGATCTCGCAGGACCCGCTCGGCTCGTTCGACCCCCGCTACCCGGTCGAGCGCATCGTCGGCGAAGCCCTCGAACCCGGCCTCGACCGGCGCGTACGCCGCGACCGAGTGGTCGCGCTGCTGGAGCGGGTCGGGCTGGGCGCGGACCTGCTCGACCGGTATCCGCGCCGGCTGTCGGGCGGGCAGCGCCAGCGGGTCGCCATCGCCCGCGCCATCGCGCCCCGGCCCAGCCTGCTGATCTGCGACGAGCCGGTGTCCGCGCTGGACGTCTCGGTCCAGGCCCAGGTCCTGGACCTGCTGGCCGACATCCGGGCCGCGGACGGCACCGCCCTGCTGTTCATCTCCCATGACCTGGGGGTGGTGCACCACCTCGCCGACCGGGTCCTGGTCATGCACGACGGGCAGGTCGTCGAGCAGGGCCCGGTCGGCGACGTGTTCCACCACCCGCGCCACGCCTACACCCGCAGCCTCATCGACGCGCTGCCCACCCCGGCCGCGCTTCCTGGCCGCATGACCATCAGCCGCCCGCCGGGGGAGACCAGATGA
- a CDS encoding LLM class flavin-dependent oxidoreductase: MKFLLITLITHLPHPVTGELADTTARFREVVDNAVLAEQLGFDGYGVGERHERPFISSSPPVVLSHIAAKTSTIRLFTAVTTLSLLDPVRAYEDYATLDHLSGGRLELIIGKGNGAAQAQLFHVTAADQWDRNRESYELFRRLWREDKVTWAGRFRPSLTEAETWPRPLQRPIRVWHGSATSRESVDLAARYGDPLFSANVSNPVEPYAELIAHYRQQWAHYGHDPKDALVGAGTAGYYAAKRSQDAIAVYRPIFEARQAAFKRLGVPLVFTSLEDAIERSSILVGSPEQIVDKVHRYHERLGHEVMHLSADSDGLTPEQHRDNLELFQSDIAPVLRRDIPSRPFPTVPAS, from the coding sequence ATGAAGTTCCTGCTCATCACGCTGATCACGCATCTGCCGCACCCGGTGACCGGGGAGCTGGCCGACACCACGGCCCGGTTCCGCGAGGTCGTCGACAACGCGGTGCTGGCCGAGCAGCTCGGTTTCGACGGCTACGGCGTCGGCGAGCGCCACGAGCGGCCGTTCATCTCGTCGTCGCCGCCGGTGGTGCTGAGCCACATCGCCGCGAAGACCAGCACGATCCGGCTGTTCACCGCGGTCACCACGCTGAGCCTGCTGGACCCGGTGCGGGCCTATGAGGACTACGCGACGCTGGACCACCTGTCCGGCGGCCGTCTGGAGCTGATCATCGGCAAGGGCAACGGCGCCGCCCAGGCGCAGCTGTTCCACGTCACCGCCGCCGACCAGTGGGACCGCAACCGCGAGTCCTACGAGTTGTTCCGGCGGCTGTGGCGCGAGGACAAGGTCACCTGGGCGGGCCGGTTCCGGCCGTCGCTGACCGAGGCCGAGACCTGGCCCCGACCGCTGCAGCGGCCCATCCGGGTGTGGCACGGCAGCGCCACCAGCCGCGAATCCGTGGACCTGGCTGCCCGGTACGGCGACCCGCTGTTCTCGGCCAACGTCAGCAACCCGGTCGAGCCGTACGCCGAGCTGATCGCCCACTACCGGCAGCAGTGGGCGCACTACGGCCACGACCCGAAGGACGCCCTGGTCGGCGCGGGCACCGCGGGCTACTACGCGGCCAAGCGCTCGCAGGACGCGATCGCGGTGTACCGCCCGATCTTCGAGGCGCGGCAGGCCGCGTTCAAGCGGCTCGGCGTGCCGCTGGTGTTCACCAGCCTGGAGGACGCGATCGAGCGCAGCTCGATCCTGGTCGGCAGCCCCGAGCAGATCGTCGACAAGGTGCACCGCTACCACGAGCGGCTCGGCCACGAGGTGATGCACCTCAGCGCCGACTCCGACGGCCTGACCCCCGAGCAGCACCGGGACAACCTCGAACTGTTCCAGAGCGACATCGCCCCGGTGCTGCGCCGCGACATCCCGAGCCGTCCGTTCCCGACCGTCCCGGCGTCCTGA
- a CDS encoding LLM class flavin-dependent oxidoreductase produces the protein MPVPLSVLDLSPVLSGGDVPAALRNSLDLARQAETFGYARYWVAEHHFTEGVASAQPAVLLAAIAAATSTIRVGSGAVQTGHQTPLSVVEQFGMLDALYPGRVDLGLGRSGQRRVEALQQLAEEAQRPAPKPPVPARVVDGLLIPSPFSFAHLVASPRWALYARLLQQPGAQSPGFTEQVQEIEDLLGDGVRGDEGIVARAVPGAGARPELWILGSSGGESAQVAGARGLPFAANYHVSPSAVLEAVEAYRASFRRSARLARPWVMVSVDVVVAEDADQARHHASPYGLWVRSIRAGGGAIPFPTPEQAAAHEWSEPDRALVADRVDTQFVGTPEQVAEQLATLQRVTGADELLITTITHEHAARVRSFELLAKEWLG, from the coding sequence ATGCCCGTTCCGTTGTCCGTGCTCGACCTGTCGCCCGTGCTGTCCGGCGGGGACGTGCCCGCCGCGCTGCGTAACAGCCTCGACCTGGCCAGGCAGGCGGAGACCTTCGGATACGCCCGCTACTGGGTTGCCGAGCACCACTTCACCGAGGGCGTCGCCAGCGCCCAGCCGGCCGTGCTGCTGGCCGCGATAGCGGCGGCGACCAGCACGATCCGGGTCGGCTCCGGTGCGGTGCAGACCGGCCACCAGACGCCGCTGTCGGTCGTGGAGCAGTTCGGCATGCTGGACGCGCTGTACCCGGGTCGCGTGGACCTGGGCCTGGGCCGTTCCGGGCAGCGCCGGGTCGAGGCGTTGCAGCAGCTGGCCGAAGAGGCGCAGCGGCCCGCCCCGAAGCCGCCGGTGCCCGCCCGGGTCGTCGACGGCCTGCTGATCCCGTCGCCGTTCTCGTTCGCGCACCTGGTCGCCTCGCCCCGCTGGGCGCTGTACGCACGCCTGCTGCAGCAGCCCGGCGCGCAGTCGCCGGGCTTCACCGAGCAGGTGCAAGAGATCGAGGACCTGCTCGGCGACGGCGTCCGAGGTGACGAGGGCATCGTGGCCCGCGCGGTGCCCGGTGCGGGGGCGCGGCCGGAGCTGTGGATCCTGGGCAGCAGCGGCGGGGAGAGCGCGCAGGTCGCCGGGGCGCGCGGGCTGCCGTTCGCGGCGAACTACCACGTCAGCCCGTCGGCGGTGCTGGAGGCGGTGGAGGCCTACCGGGCGTCGTTCCGGCGCTCGGCACGGTTGGCCCGGCCGTGGGTGATGGTGTCGGTGGACGTGGTGGTGGCCGAGGACGCCGACCAGGCCCGCCACCACGCGTCGCCGTACGGGCTGTGGGTGCGCAGCATCCGGGCGGGCGGCGGGGCGATCCCGTTCCCGACGCCGGAGCAGGCGGCCGCGCACGAGTGGTCCGAACCGGACCGGGCGCTGGTCGCCGACCGGGTGGACACGCAGTTCGTGGGCACCCCGGAGCAGGTGGCGGAGCAGCTGGCGACGCTGCAGCGGGTGACCGGCGCCGACGAGCTGCTGATCACCACGATCACGCATGAGCACGCGGCCCGGGTGCGCTCGTTCGAGCTGCTGGCCAAGGAGTGGCTCGGCTGA
- a CDS encoding LLM class flavin-dependent oxidoreductase, with translation MAPPLPLHLAVALDGAGWHPAAWRLPDARPTELLTAAYWTDLVTEAERGLLDFVTIEDGLGLQSSHHDRPDGRTDQVRGRLDAVLTAARVAPLTSHIGLVPTATTTHTEPFHVAKALATLDYVSLGRAGWRMQVSARPDEVGHFGRRQFPQLNITDFTDPSVLAFVTELFDEAADFAEVVRRLWDSWEDDAEIRDVATGRFVDVAKLHPIDFEGPRFSVRGPSITPRPPQGQPLVTALAHASIPYRLGARAADVVYITPADADIAGATVAEIREHQAAAGRAEQTVHVFADLVVFLGDTDAAAQAGRDRLEELAGAAYTSDAPIFTGTPQGLADRLLAWQEAGLTGYRLRPATLPGDLRAITRGLVPELQRRGAFRTAYPGGTLRGLLGLPRPANRYATV, from the coding sequence ATGGCCCCACCCCTCCCGCTGCACCTCGCGGTGGCGCTCGACGGCGCGGGCTGGCACCCGGCCGCCTGGCGGCTGCCCGATGCCCGCCCCACCGAGTTGCTGACCGCCGCGTACTGGACCGACCTGGTCACCGAGGCCGAGCGCGGCCTGCTCGACTTCGTCACCATCGAGGACGGCCTGGGCCTGCAGTCGTCCCACCACGACCGGCCCGACGGGCGCACCGACCAGGTCCGCGGCCGCCTCGACGCGGTGCTCACCGCCGCCCGCGTCGCGCCGCTGACCAGCCACATCGGGCTGGTACCGACCGCCACCACCACGCACACCGAGCCGTTCCACGTCGCCAAGGCCCTGGCCACCCTGGACTACGTCAGCCTCGGCCGCGCCGGGTGGCGGATGCAGGTGTCGGCACGGCCCGACGAGGTCGGGCACTTCGGCCGCCGCCAATTCCCGCAGCTGAACATCACCGACTTCACCGACCCGTCCGTGCTCGCCTTCGTCACCGAGCTGTTCGACGAGGCCGCCGACTTCGCCGAGGTGGTCCGGCGGCTGTGGGACAGCTGGGAGGACGACGCCGAGATCCGCGACGTCGCCACCGGACGCTTCGTCGACGTCGCCAAGCTGCACCCCATCGACTTCGAGGGGCCGCGGTTCAGCGTGCGCGGCCCGTCGATCACCCCGCGGCCGCCGCAGGGCCAGCCGCTGGTCACCGCGCTGGCGCACGCGTCGATCCCGTACCGGCTGGGCGCCCGCGCGGCCGACGTCGTCTACATCACCCCCGCCGACGCCGACATCGCCGGGGCGACCGTCGCCGAGATCCGCGAACACCAGGCCGCCGCGGGCCGCGCGGAGCAGACCGTGCACGTCTTCGCCGACCTGGTGGTGTTCCTCGGTGACACCGACGCCGCGGCCCAGGCCGGGCGGGACCGGCTGGAGGAACTGGCCGGTGCGGCGTACACCAGCGACGCCCCGATCTTCACCGGCACCCCGCAGGGCCTGGCCGACCGGCTGCTGGCCTGGCAGGAGGCGGGGCTGACCGGATACCGGCTGCGCCCGGCGACGCTGCCCGGCGACCTGCGCGCCATCACCCGCGGGCTGGTGCCGGAGCTGCAGCGCCGTGGCGCCTTCCGCACCGCGTACCCGGGCGGCACGCTGCGCGGCCTGCTCGGACTGCCCCGGCCCGCCAACCGCTACGCCACCGTGTGA
- a CDS encoding NtaA/DmoA family FMN-dependent monooxygenase (This protein belongs to a clade of FMN-dependent monooxygenases, within a broader family of flavin-dependent oxidoreductases, the luciferase-like monooxygenase (LMM) family, some of whose members use coenzyme F420 rather than FMN.): protein MTKPPRQIRLGAHFPGVNNTTVWSDPRAGSQIDFASFTHLARTAERAKFDFFFLAEGLRLREQRGRIHDLDVVGRPDTFTVLAALAAVTDRLGLTGTINSTFNEPYEVARQFASLDHLSAGRAGWNVVTSWDAFTGENFRRGGYLAAEDRYRRAEQFLRTSWQLFDSWHGDEVVADKDSGTFLADAGAGAFGHHDDQFDITGQFNVPRSPQGRPVILQAGDSDAGREFAAATADAIFSQHNTLEAGQAFVADVKGRLARYGRGHDELLVLPAATFALGDTDAEAQENALQIRRQQVSGQTALLFVEHVWNRDLSDHDPDGPLPEDDPVVGENTIARGRASVRQIRDPLAIARQWRELAEAKKLSLRELVIEVTGRQTFIGTAATVAAQLDDLVQQRAADGFILVPHVTPGGLDEFADKVVPLLQERGSFRADYETETLREHLGLPPRPTLEGELR, encoded by the coding sequence ATGACCAAGCCACCCAGGCAGATCCGCCTCGGGGCGCACTTCCCCGGGGTGAACAACACGACCGTGTGGAGCGACCCGCGGGCCGGCAGCCAGATCGACTTCGCCTCGTTCACGCATCTGGCGCGCACCGCCGAGCGCGCCAAGTTCGACTTCTTCTTCCTCGCCGAGGGTCTGCGCCTGCGGGAGCAGCGCGGACGCATCCACGACCTCGACGTCGTCGGCCGGCCCGACACGTTCACGGTGCTGGCGGCGCTGGCCGCGGTCACCGACCGGCTCGGGCTGACCGGCACCATCAACTCGACCTTCAACGAGCCGTACGAGGTGGCCCGGCAGTTCGCCAGCCTCGACCACCTGTCCGCGGGCCGGGCCGGCTGGAACGTCGTCACCTCCTGGGACGCCTTCACCGGGGAGAACTTCCGGCGCGGGGGCTACCTGGCGGCCGAGGACCGCTACCGGCGCGCCGAGCAGTTCCTGCGCACCTCGTGGCAGCTGTTCGACTCGTGGCACGGCGACGAGGTCGTCGCCGACAAGGACTCCGGCACGTTCCTGGCGGACGCGGGCGCGGGCGCGTTCGGCCACCACGACGACCAGTTCGACATCACCGGGCAGTTCAACGTGCCCCGCAGCCCGCAGGGCCGCCCGGTGATCCTGCAGGCCGGCGACTCCGACGCCGGGCGCGAGTTCGCCGCCGCCACCGCCGACGCCATCTTCTCCCAGCACAACACGCTGGAGGCGGGCCAGGCGTTCGTCGCCGACGTGAAAGGCCGGCTGGCCCGCTACGGCCGCGGCCATGACGAGCTGCTCGTGCTGCCGGCCGCCACGTTCGCCCTCGGCGACACCGACGCCGAGGCGCAGGAGAACGCCCTGCAGATACGCCGTCAGCAGGTCAGCGGCCAGACCGCGCTGCTATTCGTGGAGCACGTGTGGAACCGCGACCTCAGCGACCACGACCCGGACGGGCCGCTGCCCGAAGACGACCCGGTGGTGGGGGAGAACACCATCGCCCGCGGCCGGGCCAGCGTCCGGCAGATCCGTGACCCGCTGGCCATCGCCCGCCAGTGGCGAGAGCTGGCCGAGGCGAAGAAGCTGTCCCTGCGCGAGCTGGTCATCGAGGTGACCGGCCGGCAGACCTTCATCGGCACCGCCGCCACGGTCGCGGCGCAACTCGACGACCTGGTGCAGCAGCGGGCCGCGGACGGTTTCATCCTGGTCCCCCACGTCACCCCGGGCGGGCTCGACGAGTTCGCCGACAAGGTGGTGCCGCTGCTGCAGGAGCGCGGCTCGTTCCGCGCCGACTACGAGACCGAGACACTGCGCGAGCACCTCGGCCTGCCGCCGAGGCCCACACTCGAAGGAGAGCTCCGTTGA
- a CDS encoding DUF1684 domain-containing protein, translating into MTTVEDTLAHDWQVWHAAREETLREPHGWLSLTALHWLTAEPTAYLSVPGRWHADDAGVHITATPVDGLHTDGALIKGTVTLTPREGAPGLPVTFDDKLVEVVLRTGRHGIRLRDPQSPTLTGFRGVPAFPVDHRWVVPATFEQYAVPRRIVGAAVVDGLEHHHSVRGVLRFAVDGGTYGLLAFDGGPGRLSVLFRDATSGVTTHGGVRSVVVADPGGSGPAIIDFNRAVNLPCAFTDYGTCPLPPRENVLPLAVEAGERKPHPVGR; encoded by the coding sequence TTGACGACCGTCGAGGACACCCTCGCCCACGACTGGCAGGTCTGGCACGCCGCGCGGGAGGAGACGCTGCGCGAGCCGCACGGCTGGCTCAGCCTGACCGCGCTGCACTGGCTCACCGCCGAGCCGACCGCCTACCTGTCGGTGCCGGGCAGGTGGCACGCCGACGACGCGGGCGTGCACATCACCGCCACGCCGGTCGACGGGCTGCACACCGACGGCGCGCTGATCAAGGGCACGGTGACGCTCACGCCGCGCGAGGGCGCGCCCGGCCTGCCGGTGACCTTCGACGACAAGCTGGTCGAGGTGGTGCTGCGCACCGGGCGCCACGGCATCCGGCTGCGCGACCCGCAGTCGCCCACTCTCACCGGGTTCCGCGGAGTGCCGGCCTTCCCGGTCGACCACCGCTGGGTCGTGCCGGCGACGTTCGAGCAGTACGCCGTGCCGCGCCGGATCGTCGGGGCGGCCGTGGTGGACGGGCTGGAGCACCACCACAGCGTCCGGGGCGTGCTGCGGTTCGCGGTGGACGGTGGCACGTACGGGCTGCTGGCCTTCGACGGCGGGCCCGGTCGGCTGTCGGTGCTGTTCCGGGACGCCACCAGCGGCGTCACCACGCACGGCGGGGTGCGCTCGGTGGTCGTCGCGGACCCCGGCGGCAGCGGCCCGGCGATCATCGACTTCAACCGGGCGGTGAACCTGCCGTGCGCGTTCACCGACTACGGCACCTGCCCGCTGCCGCCGCGGGAGAACGTGCTGCCGCTGGCGGTCGAGGCCGGGGAGCGCAAGCCACACCCGGTCGGCCGCTAG
- a CDS encoding amino acid ABC transporter ATP-binding protein: MSTPVLDCRGLRKVFRGQVVLRELDLTVAEHEAVVLIGASGSGKSTLLRCVNLLEPLDDGSIHLDGEHITDPRTDPDRVRRRIGLVFQSYNLFPHLSVLDNVTLAPRRVHGVGRARAEADAMRLLERVGLAGKAREYPDRLSGGQQQRAAIVRSLACAPRLMLLDEVTSALDPELVGEVLSLVRELRADGMTMVIATHEMGFAREVADRVCFLDGGRIVEQGSPEQVLGDPAEPRTRQFLERVLAAGRL, encoded by the coding sequence ATGAGCACACCGGTGCTGGACTGCCGCGGGCTGCGCAAGGTGTTCCGGGGTCAGGTCGTGCTGCGCGAGCTGGACCTCACGGTGGCCGAGCACGAGGCGGTGGTGCTCATCGGCGCCTCCGGTTCGGGCAAGTCCACCCTGCTGCGCTGCGTCAACCTGCTGGAACCCCTGGACGACGGCAGCATCCACCTCGACGGCGAGCACATCACCGACCCGCGCACCGACCCCGACCGGGTGCGCCGCCGCATCGGGCTGGTGTTCCAGTCGTACAACCTCTTCCCGCACCTGAGCGTGCTGGACAACGTGACCCTCGCGCCGCGTCGGGTGCACGGCGTCGGCCGGGCGCGCGCCGAGGCTGACGCGATGCGGCTGCTGGAGCGGGTCGGGCTGGCCGGCAAGGCCCGCGAGTATCCCGACCGCCTGTCCGGCGGGCAGCAGCAACGGGCGGCGATCGTACGGTCCCTGGCCTGCGCGCCACGGCTGATGCTGCTCGACGAGGTGACCTCGGCACTGGACCCCGAGCTGGTCGGCGAGGTGCTGAGCCTGGTCCGCGAGCTGCGTGCCGACGGCATGACGATGGTCATCGCCACCCACGAGATGGGTTTCGCCCGTGAGGTGGCCGACCGGGTGTGTTTCCTGGACGGCGGGCGCATCGTCGAGCAGGGCTCTCCGGAGCAGGTCCTCGGCGACCCGGCGGAGCCGCGCACCCGGCAGTTCCTGGAGCGCGTGCTGGCCGCGGGCCGGCTGTAG
- a CDS encoding amino acid ABC transporter permease: MTVISDPGRDVDSGYRPSPLQQARIAHRRRQTVLSVVVAAASTAVVGVLAVVAVTGAPGWQRVRESFLDPAIARESLPLVLHGLWLNLRLLAFCAAGALLLGLAIALLRTLRPAVFFPLRALAASYTYLFRGTPLLIVLYLLTFGVPGLRLQGTPSLLVLGGLALTIVYAAYLAEVFRAGIESVHPSQRAAARSLGLTHGQTMRHVVLPQALRRVAPPLLNDLVALQKDVGLISLAGPIDAIRMAQIQTAEHYNYTPYLVAGALFVLMAIPLIAVTDWVTLRAARRQSAEAAA, translated from the coding sequence GTGACCGTCATCTCCGACCCCGGCCGCGACGTGGACTCCGGCTACCGGCCGAGTCCGCTGCAGCAGGCCCGGATCGCGCACCGGCGGCGGCAGACCGTGCTGTCGGTCGTCGTCGCGGCCGCCTCCACCGCAGTGGTCGGCGTGCTGGCGGTAGTGGCGGTCACCGGCGCGCCCGGCTGGCAGCGGGTGCGCGAGTCGTTCCTGGACCCGGCGATCGCCCGGGAATCGCTGCCGCTGGTCCTGCACGGGCTATGGCTCAACCTGCGGCTGCTGGCGTTCTGCGCCGCCGGCGCATTGCTGCTGGGGCTCGCGATCGCGCTGCTGCGCACGTTGCGCCCGGCCGTGTTCTTCCCCCTGCGGGCGCTGGCCGCGTCCTACACCTACCTGTTCCGCGGGACCCCGCTGCTGATCGTGCTCTACCTGCTCACCTTCGGCGTGCCGGGGCTGCGCCTGCAGGGCACCCCGTCGCTGCTGGTGCTCGGCGGCCTCGCACTGACCATCGTGTACGCCGCCTACCTGGCCGAGGTGTTCCGCGCCGGCATCGAGTCGGTGCACCCGTCGCAGCGGGCCGCCGCCCGCTCGCTCGGCCTGACCCACGGCCAGACGATGCGGCACGTGGTGCTGCCGCAGGCGCTTCGACGGGTCGCTCCACCTCTGCTGAACGACCTGGTGGCGCTGCAGAAGGACGTCGGGCTCATCTCCCTGGCGGGCCCGATCGACGCCATCCGGATGGCCCAGATCCAGACCGCCGAGCACTACAACTACACCCCCTACCTGGTCGCCGGGGCCCTGTTCGTGCTGATGGCGATCCCGCTCATCGCGGTGACGGACTGGGTGACCCTGCGCGCCGCGCGCCGCCAGTCGGCGGAGGCCGCGGCATGA
- a CDS encoding ABC transporter substrate-binding protein has translation MSTPPLRSTLAGALALAALALAAACAPQEEPGAGSTASAAPADCAPATLKTVTAGKLTVATDDPAYPPWFADNKPDSGQGFESAVAYAVAEKLGYTKDQVVWTRITFNTAIAPGPKTFDFDVNQFSITEERRRAVDFSSPYYDVAQTVITIKGSKIAGAKTLAELKNAKLGAQVGTTSFRAVTEVVKPAVEPAVFNNNDDAKKQLQNGTVDGIVVDLPTAFYMTAAELEGGLIVGQLPQPSGTPEQFGLVLDKGSALTSCVSQAVDALRAAGTLDALQKQWLAGVAGAPTLG, from the coding sequence ATGAGTACGCCTCCCCTTCGGTCCACTCTGGCGGGAGCGCTCGCGCTCGCCGCCCTGGCCCTGGCCGCCGCCTGCGCCCCGCAGGAAGAACCGGGCGCCGGCTCCACGGCGTCGGCCGCCCCGGCCGACTGCGCCCCCGCCACCCTCAAGACGGTGACGGCCGGCAAGCTCACCGTCGCCACCGACGACCCCGCATACCCGCCGTGGTTCGCCGACAACAAGCCCGACAGCGGGCAGGGCTTCGAGTCCGCCGTCGCCTACGCGGTCGCCGAGAAGCTGGGTTACACCAAGGACCAGGTCGTCTGGACGCGAATCACCTTCAACACCGCGATCGCGCCCGGCCCGAAGACGTTCGACTTCGACGTCAACCAGTTCTCCATCACCGAGGAGCGCCGCCGGGCGGTCGACTTCTCGTCGCCTTATTACGACGTCGCCCAGACGGTCATCACGATCAAGGGTTCGAAGATCGCGGGGGCGAAGACCCTGGCCGAGCTGAAGAACGCCAAGCTCGGCGCGCAGGTGGGCACCACCAGCTTCCGGGCCGTCACCGAGGTGGTCAAACCCGCCGTGGAGCCGGCTGTGTTCAACAACAACGACGATGCCAAGAAGCAGCTCCAGAACGGCACCGTCGACGGCATCGTGGTCGACCTGCCGACCGCGTTCTACATGACCGCGGCCGAACTCGAGGGCGGCCTGATCGTGGGCCAGCTGCCGCAGCCCTCCGGCACTCCGGAGCAGTTTGGGCTGGTGCTGGACAAGGGATCGGCGCTCACCTCCTGCGTGAGCCAGGCCGTCGACGCGCTGCGGGCCGCCGGCACCCTCGACGCGCTGCAGAAGCAGTGGCTCGCCGGGGTCGCCGGCGCGCCGACGCTGGGTTAG